The Shewanella mangrovisoli genome has a window encoding:
- the trkA gene encoding Trk system potassium transporter TrkA: MKIIILGAGQVGGTLAENLVGENNDITIVDSDKSRLRALQDKYDLRVVAGHGAHPDVLKEAGAEDADMLIAVTNSDECNMVACQMAYSLFGTPTKIARIRSEPYLAMRDKLFIDSETKNSEGRPRGGFVIDELIAPEQLVTAYIQRLVEYPGALQVLEFAEGRLSLVAVRAYYGGPLVGNALAALREHMPNIDTRVAAIFRQGRPIMPRGTTIIEADDEVFFVADSRHIRAVMSEMQKLDNSYRNIMIAGGGNIGLGLAKRLERTHSVKLIEHKFERAETLSEQLENTTVFCGDASDQELLLEEHIDQTDVFIAVTNDDEANIMSALLAKRMGAKKVMVLIQREAYVDIVQEANIDIAISPQQATISALLTHIRQGDICNVYSLRRGAAEAIEAIAHGDSSTSKVVGKAIGDIKLPPGTTIGAIVRNEEVLMAHDKTVIEQGDHVILFLVNKKFVGEVEKLFQPSAFFF, encoded by the coding sequence ATGAAAATTATCATATTAGGTGCGGGTCAAGTCGGGGGAACCTTGGCCGAAAATTTGGTGGGTGAAAACAACGATATCACCATAGTCGATAGCGACAAATCCAGATTACGCGCCCTGCAGGATAAATATGACCTTCGCGTCGTGGCGGGCCATGGTGCCCACCCCGATGTACTCAAAGAAGCAGGCGCCGAAGATGCCGACATGCTGATTGCTGTAACAAACAGCGATGAATGCAACATGGTCGCCTGCCAAATGGCCTACAGCCTATTTGGTACACCGACTAAAATCGCCCGTATTCGCTCCGAACCTTATCTGGCGATGCGCGATAAATTATTTATCGACAGTGAAACCAAAAATAGCGAGGGACGTCCTCGCGGTGGTTTTGTGATCGATGAACTTATCGCACCTGAGCAGTTAGTGACCGCTTACATTCAACGTTTGGTTGAATATCCTGGGGCGCTGCAAGTGCTCGAATTTGCCGAAGGCCGCTTAAGTTTGGTTGCGGTTCGCGCCTATTACGGCGGCCCTTTAGTCGGTAATGCCTTGGCCGCGCTGCGCGAGCATATGCCGAATATTGATACCCGGGTGGCGGCGATTTTCCGCCAAGGTCGCCCTATCATGCCCCGCGGTACAACGATTATCGAAGCCGATGACGAAGTGTTTTTCGTCGCCGACAGTCGTCATATCCGCGCGGTGATGAGTGAAATGCAAAAGCTGGATAACTCCTACCGCAATATCATGATTGCGGGAGGCGGTAACATCGGCTTAGGGCTGGCTAAACGCCTCGAACGCACTCACTCAGTCAAGCTGATTGAGCATAAGTTCGAGCGCGCCGAAACACTCTCTGAACAGCTTGAAAACACTACAGTATTTTGTGGTGACGCCTCAGATCAAGAGTTGCTGCTCGAAGAACATATCGACCAAACCGACGTGTTTATTGCCGTCACCAACGACGATGAAGCCAACATCATGTCCGCCCTATTAGCTAAACGCATGGGGGCGAAAAAGGTGATGGTACTGATCCAGCGCGAAGCCTATGTGGATATTGTGCAGGAAGCCAATATCGATATCGCGATTTCACCCCAGCAGGCGACGATTTCAGCCTTACTGACCCATATCCGCCAAGGCGATATCTGTAACGTGTATTCCTTACGCCGCGGCGCCGCCGAAGCGATTGAAGCTATTGCCCATGGCGACTCCAGCACCTCCAAGGTTGTTGGCAAGGCTATTGGCGATATCAAGCTGCCGCCGGGAACCACCATTGGCGCCATAGTACGTAATGAAGAAGTGCTGATGGCCCACGACAAGACAGTGATTGAGCAAGGGGATCACGTGATTCTGTTCCTCGTGAACAAAAAGTTTGTCGGCGAAGTCGAGAAACTGTTCCAACCTAGCGCCTTCTTCTTCTAA
- the rsmB gene encoding 16S rRNA (cytosine(967)-C(5))-methyltransferase RsmB produces the protein MNLRALAAKAIFEVLEKGVSLSVALPEQQKHLASGKDKALLAELCYGVMRTLPQIEKRVAECLAKPLKGKQRIIHQLLIVGCYQLYFTRIPSHAAISETAEACRQLKFEGMVKVVNGVLRNIQRQLTPLSTESETLSYNTPGWLIKRLKAAYPDNWQEIIQQSHERPPMWLRNNRLSQSRDAYLAALSELEIEASAGLSDDAILLAHPKDVATLPRFHEGAASVQDGAAQWAATLLAPQANELVLDACAAPGGKSCHLLELEPSIQLVAVDFDAKRLERVQQNLDRLSLKAEVIHGDAANIDSWWQGEQFARILLDAPCSATGVIRRHPDIKWLRKNHDIEELAELQRQILDHCWKWLKPGGTLLYATCSILPQENRDQISAFLARTADAKLDTLAQQASSQDIGWQITPGQHNMDGFYYARLLKATH, from the coding sequence ATGAACTTGCGTGCACTGGCGGCCAAAGCCATCTTCGAAGTCTTAGAGAAAGGCGTGTCACTTTCAGTTGCACTGCCAGAACAGCAAAAGCATCTTGCCAGTGGTAAAGATAAAGCCCTGCTCGCAGAGCTATGCTACGGCGTGATGCGCACCTTGCCGCAGATCGAAAAACGCGTGGCCGAGTGTTTGGCTAAGCCGCTGAAAGGTAAGCAAAGGATCATCCACCAGTTATTAATTGTTGGCTGTTATCAACTTTACTTTACTCGCATTCCAAGCCACGCCGCTATCTCCGAAACCGCCGAGGCCTGCCGTCAGTTAAAATTTGAGGGCATGGTAAAGGTCGTCAATGGCGTACTGCGTAATATTCAGCGCCAATTAACGCCACTAAGCACTGAGTCAGAGACCTTAAGCTACAACACGCCGGGCTGGTTAATTAAGCGCTTAAAAGCCGCTTATCCCGATAATTGGCAAGAGATAATCCAGCAAAGCCATGAACGTCCACCTATGTGGTTACGCAACAATCGCCTCTCCCAAAGCCGCGATGCATATCTTGCCGCCCTGAGTGAGCTAGAGATAGAAGCCAGTGCTGGCCTCAGTGATGATGCCATACTGCTGGCCCATCCCAAGGATGTGGCGACATTGCCACGCTTCCACGAAGGTGCGGCATCGGTGCAAGATGGCGCCGCCCAATGGGCCGCGACTCTGCTGGCTCCGCAAGCCAATGAACTGGTCCTCGATGCCTGCGCGGCACCGGGCGGCAAAAGCTGCCATTTACTCGAACTTGAACCTAGCATCCAGCTGGTCGCCGTCGATTTCGATGCTAAACGACTGGAGCGCGTGCAACAGAACCTTGACCGTTTATCATTAAAAGCGGAAGTTATTCATGGCGATGCAGCCAACATCGACTCATGGTGGCAGGGTGAACAGTTTGCTCGTATCTTACTCGACGCGCCTTGCTCGGCGACGGGCGTTATCCGCCGTCATCCCGATATCAAGTGGTTACGCAAAAACCATGACATCGAAGAACTGGCTGAGCTGCAAAGACAAATTCTCGATCACTGCTGGAAGTGGCTCAAACCCGGTGGCACACTCCTGTATGCAACTTGCTCTATTTTGCCGCAGGAAAATCGAGACCAAATTAGTGCATTTTTAGCCAGAACCGCAGATGCTAAGCTAGACACTCTTGCCCAGCAGGCTTCAAGCCAAGATATAGGTTGGCAAATCACGCCGGGACAACACAACATGGATGGGTTTTATTACGCCCGTTTATTGAAAGCGACCCATTAG
- the fmt gene encoding methionyl-tRNA formyltransferase, with protein MKPLNIIFAGTPDFAARHLQALINSHHNVIAVYTQPDRPAGRGKKLTASPVKELAVSHDIPVYQPGSLRKEPAQQELAALNADIMVVVAYGLILPKVVLDTPRLGCINVHGSILPRWRGAAPIQRALWAGDKETGVTIMQMDVGLDTGDMLLKTYLPIEDDDTSATLYEKLALQGPDALLQALEGLANGTLTAEKQDEALANYAEKLSKEEARLDWSKSATQLWQEVRAFNPWPVSYFEHQGNTIKVWQTQVSTTSSNAAPGTIISASKKGIEVATGDGVLTLLSMQLPGKKPLSVADILNARGDWFTPNTRLNNEAQ; from the coding sequence TTGAAACCACTCAATATCATCTTCGCCGGAACACCGGATTTTGCCGCTCGCCATTTACAGGCGCTGATTAACTCACATCACAATGTGATTGCCGTCTACACTCAGCCGGACAGACCCGCAGGGCGCGGTAAAAAACTCACCGCCAGCCCAGTTAAAGAACTCGCAGTCAGCCACGACATTCCGGTTTATCAGCCGGGCTCTCTGCGTAAAGAACCCGCGCAGCAAGAACTTGCCGCCCTCAACGCCGATATAATGGTGGTGGTCGCCTACGGCTTGATTCTGCCTAAAGTAGTGCTCGACACGCCGCGTTTAGGCTGCATCAATGTTCATGGTTCTATTCTGCCACGCTGGCGCGGCGCGGCGCCGATTCAACGCGCGTTGTGGGCTGGCGATAAAGAAACCGGCGTGACTATCATGCAAATGGATGTCGGCCTAGATACAGGCGACATGCTACTGAAAACCTACTTGCCGATTGAAGATGATGATACTTCCGCCACCCTTTACGAGAAGTTAGCTCTGCAGGGGCCAGACGCGCTACTGCAAGCACTCGAAGGTTTAGCCAACGGCACCCTAACGGCTGAAAAACAAGATGAAGCCTTAGCTAACTACGCCGAAAAACTTAGTAAAGAAGAAGCGAGACTCGATTGGAGTAAATCCGCAACTCAATTGTGGCAAGAAGTGCGCGCCTTCAATCCTTGGCCTGTGAGCTATTTTGAGCACCAAGGCAATACCATCAAGGTGTGGCAGACCCAAGTCAGCACCACCAGCAGCAATGCCGCCCCCGGCACTATTATCAGCGCCAGTAAAAAAGGCATTGAAGTCGCCACCGGCGATGGTGTGTTAACTCTGCTCAGCATGCAATTACCCGGTAAAAAACCACTCAGCGTGGCCGACATACTCAATGCCCGCGGCGACTGGTTTACCCCAAATACTCGTCTTAATAACGAGGCGCAATAA
- the def gene encoding peptide deformylase translates to MALLKVLRFPDERLRTQATPVTEFTAELQTQIDDMFETMYQEKGIGLAATQVDYHKQLIVMDLQDEVDRPKVFINPEIIASSGDFCNEEGCLSVPGIYAKVDRAEFVTVKALDRHGNEFTVEADELFAICIQHEMDHLKGKLFVDYLSPLKRQRIKQKLEKAARQDAK, encoded by the coding sequence ATGGCACTATTAAAAGTTTTACGCTTTCCCGATGAAAGATTGCGAACTCAAGCGACCCCGGTCACAGAGTTTACTGCTGAGTTGCAAACACAAATCGATGATATGTTCGAGACCATGTACCAAGAAAAAGGGATTGGTCTGGCAGCAACCCAAGTCGACTATCATAAACAACTGATCGTGATGGATTTACAAGACGAGGTCGATCGTCCTAAAGTCTTTATCAATCCCGAAATTATCGCCAGTAGCGGTGATTTCTGTAACGAAGAAGGTTGTCTGTCGGTCCCTGGTATCTATGCCAAGGTCGACCGTGCCGAGTTTGTTACCGTTAAGGCACTGGATAGACACGGTAATGAATTCACCGTTGAAGCCGATGAGCTTTTTGCTATTTGCATTCAGCATGAAATGGATCACCTGAAAGGTAAGTTATTTGTCGATTACCTGTCGCCATTGAAGCGCCAACGGATCAAACAGAAACTTGAAAAAGCGGCCAGACAGGACGCCAAATAA
- a CDS encoding LysM peptidoglycan-binding domain-containing protein, translating to MDRTMKRLILLALMTFNCTLVSADTLTLKAGHPESYVVKKGDTLWDISATFLNDPWKWPRLWDVNPQIANPHLIYPGDQLTLVFIDGQPRLVRNGANEGKPHIRKTPEGRVIAKSNAVPAVDLALIQNYLVQNRVVDADWFAQQPMVLAGESPSRHHVVGDVIYIDSELPLNQKLGMYERGRDFFNKQTGEALGQEAILASTGQVIESGKVSKVKILSNYRETKAGFRALPMEDEALMSAYFTPKPAELKTPATVLAIESKMREAGKLNVVYLDKGTQDGVEPGEVFSIYRDGEEIVINNDGQPVPAAERTAYDNVVASLSSDRAIKMPDIYHGKLLVFKVFDKASLGLIVSTERSVRVDDKLIAPDSLAFRGE from the coding sequence ATGGACCGCACCATGAAACGGCTAATTTTACTTGCGTTAATGACATTTAATTGCACGTTGGTTTCCGCTGATACTCTCACGCTGAAAGCAGGGCATCCTGAGTCATATGTGGTAAAGAAGGGCGATACCCTGTGGGATATCTCGGCAACCTTTTTAAATGACCCTTGGAAGTGGCCACGTTTATGGGATGTTAACCCCCAGATTGCTAACCCTCATTTAATTTACCCCGGCGATCAGCTCACTTTAGTCTTTATCGATGGTCAACCCAGATTAGTGCGTAATGGTGCTAACGAGGGAAAACCCCATATTCGCAAAACCCCTGAAGGACGCGTGATTGCTAAGAGTAATGCGGTTCCTGCGGTTGACTTAGCGTTAATCCAAAATTATCTCGTGCAAAACCGTGTGGTGGATGCCGACTGGTTTGCACAGCAACCTATGGTGCTCGCGGGTGAGAGTCCTTCACGTCACCATGTGGTTGGCGATGTGATTTATATCGATAGCGAACTGCCTTTAAACCAAAAGCTGGGTATGTATGAACGCGGCCGAGACTTCTTCAATAAACAAACGGGCGAAGCATTAGGACAAGAAGCGATTCTGGCATCTACTGGCCAAGTAATTGAATCAGGCAAAGTGTCTAAGGTCAAAATCCTCAGCAACTACCGTGAAACCAAGGCGGGTTTTAGGGCGTTGCCGATGGAAGATGAAGCCTTAATGTCTGCCTATTTTACGCCAAAACCTGCAGAGCTTAAGACACCTGCGACAGTGCTAGCGATTGAGTCGAAAATGCGTGAGGCGGGTAAGCTGAATGTGGTGTACTTAGATAAAGGCACGCAGGATGGTGTTGAGCCTGGTGAAGTGTTCTCCATTTACCGCGATGGTGAAGAAATCGTGATCAACAACGATGGCCAACCCGTACCTGCAGCCGAGCGCACCGCTTATGATAATGTGGTGGCGTCACTGTCGTCAGATCGCGCCATCAAGATGCCCGATATTTACCATGGCAAACTCTTAGTCTTTAAAGTGTTTGATAAAGCGAGCTTAGGTTTGATTGTCTCGACTGAACGTTCTGTACGTGTCGACGATAAATTAATTGCGCCAGACTCCTTAGCCTTTAGAGGTGAATAA
- the dprA gene encoding DNA-processing protein DprA, with protein MDVDDLRQRLEHERHSLPLSDNLLHSLVIDYQRVDAALEWQQQSELHHLVCFTDPLYPPLLKQLPDPPSVLFIKGCAEALLLPSLAIVGSRNASPGGLQVAYLLAREMSALGFSICSGMAIGIDGAAHKACVDHGGRTLAVLGTGIDIIYPRRHKQLYEDIQHQGCIISEFWPDIGPFAGNFPKRNRIISGLSLGTLVVEACRKSGSLITARLAMEQGREVFAVPGSILGGFHQGCHDLLRDGAKLVESAADIVEELVSLTAFHLEEVNTRHHIQQGEICDLPFSSLLASVGYETTTIDAVVEHSGKTIDLVLEQMLELELQGWVVAVPGGYVRVKRS; from the coding sequence ATGGATGTGGACGACCTCAGGCAAAGATTGGAGCATGAGAGGCACTCGCTCCCATTGTCTGACAATCTACTCCATAGCTTAGTCATTGATTATCAAAGGGTCGATGCCGCCCTTGAATGGCAACAGCAGTCTGAACTGCATCACCTCGTTTGTTTTACCGATCCCCTTTATCCTCCATTACTCAAACAGTTACCTGATCCTCCAAGCGTCTTATTTATCAAAGGCTGTGCTGAGGCGTTGTTGCTCCCATCGCTCGCGATAGTCGGGAGTCGTAATGCATCTCCCGGTGGATTACAGGTTGCCTATCTGTTAGCTCGAGAGATGTCTGCGCTAGGATTTAGTATTTGTAGCGGCATGGCGATAGGGATTGATGGCGCCGCCCATAAAGCCTGTGTTGACCATGGAGGAAGAACGCTTGCCGTGCTCGGAACCGGGATTGATATTATTTATCCGCGTCGACATAAGCAGCTTTATGAGGATATTCAGCACCAAGGCTGTATAATAAGCGAGTTTTGGCCGGATATAGGGCCATTTGCGGGCAATTTCCCGAAACGAAACCGCATTATTAGCGGTCTTTCTTTAGGTACGCTGGTGGTTGAGGCTTGCCGTAAGAGTGGTTCACTTATCACCGCTAGGTTGGCCATGGAGCAGGGGCGTGAGGTCTTTGCGGTTCCGGGCTCGATTCTCGGCGGCTTTCATCAAGGCTGCCATGATTTATTGCGGGATGGGGCAAAACTTGTGGAGAGTGCGGCCGATATAGTGGAAGAGCTGGTAAGTTTGACGGCTTTTCACCTTGAAGAAGTCAACACTCGCCACCATATACAGCAAGGTGAGATTTGTGATTTGCCATTTTCATCGCTGTTAGCTAGTGTAGGTTATGAAACTACAACAATTGATGCTGTAGTCGAACATAGTGGGAAAACGATAGATCTGGTGTTAGAACAAATGCTTGAACTTGAGTTGCAAGGTTGGGTTGTTGCAGTACCCGGTGGTTACGTCAGAGTAAAGAGGAGCTAG
- a CDS encoding DUF494 family protein, protein MFDILMYLFENYVHSEVELLVDEDELTKELTRAGFHQSEILKALTWLERLAELQESDKPYLCNHDQHSFRIYTKEEMEKLDVECRGFLLFLEQVKVLNVETREMVIDRVMELDEPALILEDLKWVILMVLFNAPGHESAYEQMEDLIFEQPEEGRLHS, encoded by the coding sequence ATGTTTGATATCCTCATGTATCTATTTGAAAACTATGTTCACAGTGAAGTTGAACTGTTAGTGGATGAAGACGAGTTAACCAAGGAACTCACTCGTGCTGGTTTTCACCAGTCAGAGATTTTGAAAGCATTAACTTGGTTGGAGCGTCTGGCTGAGTTGCAGGAAAGCGATAAGCCTTACCTGTGCAATCATGATCAGCATTCATTTCGGATTTACACCAAAGAAGAAATGGAAAAGCTGGACGTGGAATGCCGTGGATTCCTGCTATTTTTAGAGCAAGTGAAAGTGCTGAATGTCGAAACCCGTGAAATGGTGATCGACAGAGTCATGGAACTCGATGAGCCTGCCTTGATCCTCGAAGATCTTAAGTGGGTGATTCTGATGGTGCTCTTTAATGCGCCCGGCCATGAGTCCGCCTATGAGCAAATGGAAGATTTAATTTTTGAGCAGCCTGAAGAAGGTCGGCTACATTCTTAA